In Fragaria vesca subsp. vesca linkage group LG1, FraVesHawaii_1.0, whole genome shotgun sequence, the sequence AAACCTAGCAAACCCTCATAACTCCTGCGACCTAACTCAATCCTCCTACTCCAGCCTCCCACTCTCAGTCTCATAACTCAAGCATAACTCAAGGTAATATCTTATTCTCTAGTCTCCTCATTTCATGGTTGTTGTAATCTAGTCCAGAACATTATTTAAAGTAGGTTATCATCTTGTCACTGTCATATTTTATTGTAGTTATGGAAAAGTAACATGAACAAACAGTAATTTAACCTTCTATATGAATCTATTTGATATGTGTATGTGTATAATGCAGATTTCTGTATATGTGATTTTGAACAGGGAGGGATTTGTTGAGGGCAAGGATCTCGTGATGACTGTTATGTCTGCAATGGGAGACCTGTGCAAGACTTGTGTTATTTTGTTAAACTTGATGCTATATTAGTAGCCGTCTCTGATGGCAAGACTGTCTTTTTATTAAACTTGATGTTATATCAGTAATTGCTTCAGATGGGAAGACCTGTGTTTTTTTTGTTTTCATTAGTTGCTAGCAGGGACTTTTATCCACCATATTTATATATATATATATACAGGCTGGATGTGAAGCGGACGTCCGCACTCGGCTTAAAGTGCGGACATCCGTCCGTTCTCCACCCCAGAAGACTCCAGCAGCGTCCCCGACCACTTTCCCTCCCGGCGAATCCGTTCTTTTCCAGTTTTCCGGCGAGATCACCCAAAACTTCAAACAAAGTCGATCTCGCTGGAAAACTGGAAAAAAAGGACTCGCCGGGGAGGGAAAGTGGTCGGGGACGTTGCTGGAGTCTTCTGGGGTGGAGGCGTGCCGTCGCCGGTGCCGGAGGGTGGAGAACGGACGGACGTCCGCACTTTAAGCCGAGTGCGGACGTCCGCTTCTCATCTTCTTTGTGTGTGTATATATATATATATATCTGCAATGAACCTTTATTCAAATGGTATTTTAGTTATGCTAACAAGATGATATTTCTATGTTTCCATAACTTGAAGTATTGAACTCTTTTCTTTTCTTTTCATTTGTGAAAGTTATTACGAAAAGTAGGTTATGTAACCAAAACCGCACCGAATTTTGGTTAACCGACGGGTGCGGTCTTTTATATGTATTTTGCGGTTTCGGTCTTGAGAAATAGGTAACCGAGGAGTGCGGTCCGGTTTTCGGTTCTTGTTCTAAAACCGAACCGATTGGACCGAGTCCACCCCTAGTGTGGCTCCCCAAATGAAGGAGGGAGGCCCTTAGGTTCGATACTTACTCGCAAAAAGAAGAAAACGAGCTTGACACAACATGATCCATTGATCAGTGATACTCATCCGTCACATGAAGTTTGAATTGTGATTATCATTGGGGGTCGATGCCTCAATGTCAAATCCAATCTACAAGTATTACACTAGCATACATGAGAACGTGGAATAATGAGTCTATCGAACAACATTTCGTTGATAAATCAACGAAGTAGATTGGCCTAACGGAAATATGCGATCCTTTTTAAACAAATAAGGACAAGTTTTAACAAATATGGACAAATTCTTATATGTCTGCCGTGTGTCATGGTTTAATTTACCAAACTGACCTTATACAAATTAAATCAGATCTCCCCATGTATCACTTAAGCTGCTACTGCACTTGCTGGAATCTTGCTGCCGCTACTACACTTGCTGGAATGTTATTGCTACTACCGACTGGAATGTTACTACTTATTTGTTTAATTTTCCAATTCTGCTGCTGTTTGAAGGTTAAGACAATATCTCATTGAAAAGTAATTATGCTACTGCTATCTCCTCAAATTCACTCGTCAATTTAGTAATTTAACCTAATAATTGAAATTGGGAATTAGATGAAGCAATGATCTTATTAATGTCCTGGTCATCATAATTGATGGTGAAGCCTGTTGCTCCTCCTCATCAGAGTGATAACGTCGACATCGACACCGCCAACAATGGCAGCGTTATACTCCACATCCCAATTGAAGAGCCCATGGATGAATGTAATTGAGTTTAAGTGAGTCAGGCAACTGTTGGAGATTGATCCCGACGATGTTCTACGATTAGGTCGGGTCGGGTCTCCATCGAATATGGGCTAGCAGATTGACACAAGTGGAGGCCAATAGCATCTGGACGGAATTCTTAGATACGGCTTAGTCATCAGAGAGAGAGCGGTGAGAGAGAGAGAGGAGGGAGAGAGAGTCCAGATTGAGGAGGGGAGGNNNNNNNNNNNNNNNNNNNNGTTTCAAATCTTTTTGAAGAATGTACATGTAATTTGTCTTTTTTTTTTTTGTTCTAATAATTGGGCACAAATTATGTCATCTTACATTCAAATAGACAATCTCTAGAGTATTTGTTAGAATGGGAAATGAGGTGCCAAAATTTGTAGTAAATAAACACTATATTTTGATTTCAAGACGGGCTACGAGTAAGTGATAATGGGTGACTGAAATTAAGAACTTCCACATGGAAATAAAGAGAAAATCTAACATGTATGGGATGTTCATGTAAAATCATCCCCCCAACCCCCCCCCCCCCAAACTTATGATGCAAGGAAAATAAGAAAATTAGAAGTTTAGACGGTGGAAGAAACTGAGAAAACCAGATCGAGGAGCGAGAGGGGGTGTGAGAACATATCGAACGGAAGAGTAGTACTATTGACTCTCTTGGAATAAGCCATAATCTCAAAAAATAGTTTTGGATGACAATCAGAGGAATAGATAGAAATATATTAAACAGTAAAAGTGGAGCATGGGATGTAAGATGATAGAGAAAATGGGAACACAAAACTTACTCCCAGAAAAAGGAAGAAAAATTAATATACATTCATCTGACTTGAATAACACAAGTTGTTTCTTTTTTCTTTGAAAGCCAATAAGTTTTTCTGTTAATTAGACACAAGAAAAATGGTGCATGTATGCAGAGTTGCCCTCAGAGAATCTATCTGTTATCTTGTGATGCTTTGCGTCAGTCACATGCTCGAGAACAACGTTCAAATATACATCAAAGGTTAAGAATATATCATTAGATAGTCCATTATGTAATTGTGTAATGCCCTCATTCTATAAAACCACTAGCTAAAAGAAAAGAATGACGAACATGAAAAAAAATTATGTTAAGACTAGAGTCAACTGAATCTCCTACATGCACCAGAAGGAACTAATGTTTAAGACTATCCCAGACATTAAAATCAGTACTTGAGCTGTTGTAGTCTATGACACTGTCTTGGCACCCTATAAAGTATGCCGTCCGTACCGGATCTATGTTTATTATAGCATGGGCAGTTCCGCTTCGACTAGCTGCAACAGCAACCTCATCTGCACCAATTGTGACTTCAGCATAACCTTTATCATCTACCTTACTGTTCTCCAGCTTCAAATATTCACAGCCAAAAGAGTAAATACATATAAAGCAAGAACATATAACATGACTTAAAAGATCATATTCATATGAGTTACATATCCGTAGCTTTAAATATTAAATATGGAACCATAAAAAAGAATCCAACTATACCAACGATAGGCCATAAAGTTAGTTAAATGTTAATCTTGAATTTGCAAATGCTATTTGAAAGTTAACTCCAGGGAAACGGAAATCCCAACCTTTGAAAATCAACTTCCATTCAGTGGTTAAAACATTAAAATATGGGTTGAGTAATTTGGTGATATTCCAAACTTCAGGATTCAGGATACAGATATTTGGAGAAGAATGCAACTAAACAGCTACCGAAAAAAACATGCGAAGACAAAAGTCTTTGTTTAATGGAATACATCAACTGGTTTTGAGAAATATCCACTTTGTTTAATGGAATACATCAACTGGTTTTGAGAAATATCCATATCCTGTAGAGAATCAATAGTTTCCACTGATATTTTCATGCTTAATGTCTCTTAAGCCGGCAATTATCTGGGCTAGTAAGCAGAGCTCCATAGTACTGAGAAAACGTAAAATACATACCTATAACTGAATGTAAATGTAACTCCTATACATGTTTAGATTTCAGAGTTGGGCAACAGTATTGATGCAAGCAAATCAGTGTAGGCATTTCAGTGTTCTGCCATTCACTAGTTTTGAACAACAAATTTACTGTAGATTCTAGAACCTGTGAAATGATTTCCACCATAAAACAGTGGACGAGAATATAGAAAGCGCTCTGACTTCTAAATTAAATGCCAGTTATACCCTAAAGTTTCACATTGTTGTTGTTGTATGGGTGGATCGGGTGCAGTAATTTAGCACTTCGATACTTCAACTAAATTACGGAATCTTCCAAATAAATTATGGTGATTGCCAAAATGCATGAACCTACTATAGCTAAGGAATTCAGTCAGTATGCATAACATTGAAGGCTGTATCGAAGTGAGAGCTTACCCTAAACCTTGTTTCTGCTCCCCATATGACAAATGTTTCATTACAAGAATGGTGTCTGTGGTTTCCCCTTAAACCTCCAGGCCGGACTTCTCCAAGATGGACTGAAGCACAAATAACAGCTCCACCTGCGTAAAGTTAAATACAGTTAAAGAGTGTATCAGATGATGCAAACAAATCGAGTATTGGGCAAATTTTGAATTGAAAATCCAATGAAAAATTACAAACAAGAGATACCAGAAATGCCATAGTGTTGGGCAAGGGAAATGGGGTCGAGCAACCATCCCCTCTTATCTTTTGCAATCTGAGAAGGGAACCCAGAACCGAATCTAACGAGATTGGCTTTGCCGTCGTCCTTGATATTCTTTTCTAATGGTTTACTGAGATTAGGAGAATGAAGAGAGGACGAGTGCTGGAGCCTCAGAGAGACCCATGTAAGCAAAAGGAAGATTGAGAGCAGAAAAGGCAAGGCATGGGGCTTCTTCAGAAAGAGTACTAGTGATGACCATGAAACGCTTAGATTTAGGCTTAAACTTCGGCTTTGGATGTGGAATGGGTTTTCTGAGCTCTGGCTGTTCCTTCTAGGGTTTGCCATCACTTCCTCCCTCTATCTCGTCAAATTTGCATTCTCAGCTTCATCTGGGCCAGTTTGTGCCTTTCTGTCCGTATCCTAGTATTCTATATGTTCGGAGCGCCTTACTTTTATTAAGGGCGCCCTTTTTTTTGGTTCAATCGGTAAATTTTTTTTTTTTTTTTTTTTAACATGAGGTTTATTAAGAGAAATTTTAAATACACACCCCTAATATCTTAATACACATCATTTAGTTAATACACCACTTATCAAATTTTTTATTTCAATATTATACTTAATACACGTCCCAAACTGCCTAAAATACCCTTAATTTATGAAATATTCCGTTATTTATATAATTAATATATATTTACTATTTGGTACCTCTTTTTACATATTATTTCGTCTAATTTTTGCTATCATCGTTCAATTTATAATCAAATTATATTATTGTTATATCCCAACTCCAAATCACCAATACAAGTTTTTAAAAATTCAAAAGCTAGTACAACTGTAGAAGTATAGTAGCTATTAAACATAGATAGCTAGTTATTCGATAAAACATGTCATGATAAAGATGCAGTACTTAACAATATGATCTACAAGATCAAATTAAAGCTAATAAAGATGCAGTATTTGACAATATGATCTGTAAGATCAAACTAAAGCTAATACGGATAACAAAAAAAAAAAAAAAGACAACCCAAATGAATTGTGGAAAAGAATTGAGGTTAAGGAAGAAGACGTGCTTTCAACGATTTTAGGGTAGAAGACATTGGAAAGAATACTTCAAGCGCGATTTTTTTTTTTAATAATAGATGTATGTTTTGGTCATTTAGCTTACTTATAAAATCTCAATAGAAACATAAAATAATAGGGGTGTGTATTTAAAAGTTCTCCTTTATTAAACACAGCAAAAAGCTGCATAAAGAGAAACAACAAAACTGAACATCTAAGCAAAACAGAACAACAAAACAAATATATGAGTCTAAATCTAGAGGTGGAGCTGGCAAGCCATCTAATCTCAGCACATGTTGCAAAGATAATGGAGGGTGATTGATCCAATCTCCCAAATACATCCCCTTTTTAGCTTGCCTGGCAAGCCACTTCCCCGCAGCGTTTCTAAATCTCTTAACCAAACTCCACATACAACTTAACAGGCCAATCTTCAATCTCTTGATGTCCACAAGAAGAGGGTAAATGCTCCAACTGATTTGAGAAGAATTCTTCACCACTGCATTATACAGCTGTTCATAATCCAATTCAATACACATTGTTGTAGCATTCATACTCTTAGCTAAGATCAAACCCTCCTTAACAGCAAAAGCTTCGGCATGCAAAGCAGAGGAAGAATAGCAAGATTTAGCACAACCATTGATTACAGCACCACTGGAATTTCTTGCAATTACT encodes:
- the LOC101312662 gene encoding uncharacterized protein LOC101312662, whose amino-acid sequence is MANPRRNSQSSENPFHIQSRSLSLNLSVSWSSLVLFLKKPHALPFLLSIFLLLTWVSLRLQHSSSLHSPNLSKPLEKNIKDDGKANLVRFGSGFPSQIAKDKRGWLLDPISLAQHYGISGGAVICASVHLGEVRPGGLRGNHRHHSCNETFVIWGAETRFRLENSKVDDKGYAEVTIGADEVAVAASRSGTAHAIINIDPVRTAYFIGCQDSVIDYNSSSTDFNVWDSLKH